In a single window of the Natronosalvus caseinilyticus genome:
- a CDS encoding helix-turn-helix domain-containing protein translates to MSIVTEFTLPAEAFALEDALETVPDLTIEAERLATHSREWVMPFLWATADDLDAAEAAIRADSSVTELNEINRTDDVGYFNVHWAERVQELIDQVVDQHGIVQEAAATNGTWYLKLQFVGQGRLESFQHYFDERGYSFELQRLYEVTDPKEREYDLTPQQREAMITALEMGYFAVPRETQIAELADALDISTNAVSQRLRRATNNLTRNTLTVSSERAEDLERS, encoded by the coding sequence ATGAGCATCGTAACCGAGTTCACGCTCCCGGCCGAGGCGTTCGCCCTCGAGGATGCGCTCGAGACGGTCCCGGACCTCACGATCGAGGCCGAGCGACTCGCCACCCACAGCCGCGAGTGGGTCATGCCGTTCCTGTGGGCGACCGCGGACGACCTCGACGCGGCGGAAGCGGCGATACGGGCCGATTCCTCGGTTACAGAACTGAATGAGATCAATCGTACCGACGACGTCGGCTACTTCAACGTCCACTGGGCCGAACGCGTCCAGGAACTGATCGACCAGGTCGTCGACCAACACGGAATCGTCCAGGAAGCAGCAGCGACGAACGGGACCTGGTATCTCAAACTCCAGTTCGTCGGGCAGGGGCGACTCGAGTCGTTCCAGCACTACTTCGACGAACGGGGCTACTCCTTCGAACTCCAGCGGCTCTACGAGGTGACGGACCCGAAGGAACGCGAGTACGACCTGACGCCCCAGCAACGGGAGGCGATGATCACCGCGCTCGAGATGGGCTACTTCGCCGTCCCGCGCGAGACGCAGATCGCCGAACTGGCGGACGCCCTCGACATCTCGACGAACGCCGTCTCACAGCGGCTCCGTCGGGCGACGAACAACCTCACCAGAAATACGCTCACGGTATCCTCGGAGCGGGCGGAGGACCTCGAGCGATCATGA
- a CDS encoding Na+/H+ antiporter NhaC family protein, translated as MVQPHPFGAWSLLPPLLAIMLAILTRRAMLSLFLGVWSGGVLIAWDNAESALDIAAVPFVGVIEAFGWIVASFGDDTFHAEIITFTFLLGAGIALTWRMGGSIAIARAATDRVDSHRRVGLAAWLLGLVWFFDDYANTAIVGSAVKDIADEMRMSREKLAYILDSTAAPVATFGISSWVAFQISLIQNEYQNIDGETPSAVATFLWSIPFNVYCLLALLMVLIVVLTRRDFGEMLTAETRARETGNVTREDATPLQSMKEDLGEPVVEDPLVRTFVVPVAVLVIVVMGGAAITGFQAAGVTPAEAASGGDALITLVDNVDFTGALVWGSFAMVATAVAMSLYYGVMDLEESMETVLDGFGIMLTAVSILVLAWSIGTVAEVLETGRYVTDIAAGFITPTLLPVVVLLTTAVIAFSIGTSWGTMGIVTPVAIPLAYEVGNGSPEVLALAVGTVFSGAIFGDHCSPISDTTILSSTFAGADHIDHVRTQLYYAVTVIFVALIVYLAYGLFGLSPFVLVPLGAILLVGLVYALSELDAGRKNISAKPFAGTQRREAPGDD; from the coding sequence ATGGTACAACCACATCCGTTCGGCGCGTGGTCGCTCCTGCCGCCGTTGCTGGCGATCATGCTCGCCATCCTCACCCGCCGGGCCATGCTCTCGCTGTTTCTCGGCGTCTGGTCCGGCGGCGTGCTCATCGCCTGGGACAACGCAGAGAGCGCCCTCGACATCGCCGCCGTCCCGTTCGTCGGCGTAATCGAAGCGTTCGGCTGGATCGTCGCCTCGTTCGGGGACGACACGTTCCACGCCGAGATCATCACGTTCACGTTCCTGCTGGGTGCCGGTATCGCTCTCACGTGGCGAATGGGCGGCTCGATCGCTATAGCCCGCGCTGCGACCGATCGGGTCGACTCCCACCGGCGGGTCGGCCTGGCCGCCTGGTTGCTCGGCCTGGTGTGGTTCTTCGACGACTACGCCAACACGGCCATCGTCGGTTCGGCGGTCAAGGACATCGCCGACGAGATGCGAATGTCCCGGGAGAAACTGGCCTACATCCTCGACTCGACGGCCGCGCCGGTGGCGACCTTCGGCATCTCGAGCTGGGTCGCCTTCCAGATCAGCCTCATCCAGAACGAGTACCAGAACATCGACGGCGAGACGCCCTCGGCCGTGGCGACGTTCCTCTGGTCGATCCCGTTCAACGTCTACTGCCTGCTGGCCCTGTTGATGGTCCTGATCGTCGTCCTCACCCGCCGAGACTTCGGAGAGATGCTCACCGCGGAAACGCGCGCCAGGGAGACGGGGAACGTCACGCGCGAGGACGCTACGCCGCTCCAGAGCATGAAGGAGGACCTCGGTGAGCCGGTCGTCGAGGATCCCCTGGTGCGAACGTTCGTCGTGCCGGTCGCGGTCCTGGTGATCGTCGTCATGGGAGGGGCGGCGATCACCGGCTTCCAGGCCGCCGGCGTCACGCCCGCCGAGGCTGCATCTGGCGGCGACGCGCTCATCACCCTCGTGGACAACGTCGACTTCACGGGCGCGCTCGTCTGGGGCTCGTTCGCTATGGTCGCGACCGCTGTCGCGATGTCGCTGTACTACGGCGTGATGGACCTCGAGGAGTCCATGGAGACCGTCCTGGACGGGTTCGGGATCATGCTCACCGCCGTCAGCATCCTCGTCCTGGCGTGGTCGATCGGGACCGTCGCGGAGGTGCTCGAGACTGGCCGGTACGTCACCGACATCGCCGCTGGATTCATCACACCGACGCTGCTCCCGGTTGTCGTGTTGCTGACGACCGCCGTGATCGCCTTCTCGATCGGCACCTCGTGGGGAACGATGGGGATCGTGACGCCGGTCGCCATCCCGCTGGCCTACGAGGTCGGCAACGGCTCGCCGGAAGTGCTGGCACTCGCCGTCGGAACCGTGTTCTCGGGGGCCATCTTCGGCGATCACTGCTCGCCCATTTCGGACACGACGATCCTCTCCTCGACGTTCGCCGGCGCCGACCACATCGACCACGTCAGGACCCAGCTGTACTACGCGGTTACGGTGATCTTCGTCGCACTGATCGTCTACCTGGCGTACGGTCTGTTCGGCCTCTCGCCGTTCGTCCTGGTGCCCCTCGGCGCGATTCTGCTCGTCGGTCTCGTGTACGCCCTCTCGGAACTCGACGCCGGCCGTAAGAACATCTCTGCCAAGCCATTCGCCGGAACCCAGCGTCGAGAAGCCCCTGGTGACGACTGA
- a CDS encoding dihydrolipoamide acetyltransferase family protein: MREFKLPDVGEGVAEGELVSWLVEPGDTVSEDQPVAEVETDKALVEVPSPYNGTVAELRAEEGEMVPVGDVIITFNVEGEADAAEEASAETETEADADQAETADSSSTDSADAAADPESVDVPEGRVFAPPRVRKLAREQGVDISTVQGSGPGDRITEGDVEAAAGGSSDGGAESAEAAETAPAEPTEGTGGVDAAAGAHGETESGAGTGTGTGANASSAPSVESADRDRTLAAPATRRVAEEQGVDINAVPATEERDGEAFVTPEAVMEYAEAQQRAQEADAAAVATGETGPRETREPFKGVRKTIANAMERSKYTAPHVTHHDEVDVTKLVETRERLKPTAEEQGIRLTYMPFIMKAVVAALKEFPEMNAMIDDENQEIVHRNYYNIGVAAATDAGLMVPVVEDADHKGMLQLSSETDELVTKARERTISPDELRGSTFTITNIGGIGGEYATPILNYPEAGILAVGEIKRKPRVVTDDEGNESIEPRSVMTLSLSFDHRLIDGAEGAAFTNEVMQYLENPELLLLE; this comes from the coding sequence ATGCGCGAATTCAAACTTCCCGACGTGGGCGAGGGCGTGGCCGAGGGTGAACTGGTCTCGTGGCTGGTTGAACCCGGCGACACGGTCAGCGAGGACCAGCCAGTCGCCGAGGTCGAGACGGACAAGGCGCTGGTCGAGGTTCCCTCGCCGTACAACGGCACGGTCGCGGAACTTCGCGCCGAGGAGGGTGAAATGGTCCCGGTCGGTGACGTGATTATCACGTTCAACGTCGAGGGCGAGGCGGATGCGGCGGAGGAGGCGAGCGCCGAAACGGAAACCGAAGCAGACGCCGACCAGGCCGAGACGGCCGACTCGAGTTCGACCGACTCCGCGGACGCAGCGGCCGACCCCGAGTCCGTCGACGTTCCCGAGGGCCGCGTCTTCGCCCCGCCGCGGGTTCGCAAACTCGCCCGCGAGCAGGGCGTCGACATCTCGACAGTCCAAGGCAGCGGTCCTGGCGACCGGATCACCGAGGGTGACGTCGAGGCGGCCGCGGGTGGCTCGAGCGACGGTGGCGCCGAATCCGCCGAGGCCGCAGAGACGGCTCCGGCGGAGCCGACCGAGGGAACCGGCGGCGTCGACGCCGCCGCGGGTGCCCACGGTGAGACCGAGTCGGGAGCAGGAACAGGAACAGGAACTGGGGCGAATGCCTCGAGCGCTCCATCCGTCGAATCGGCCGACCGCGACCGCACGCTGGCCGCTCCCGCCACTCGCCGCGTCGCGGAGGAACAGGGCGTCGATATCAACGCCGTCCCCGCGACCGAAGAGCGCGACGGCGAGGCGTTCGTCACGCCCGAGGCCGTGATGGAGTACGCCGAGGCCCAGCAGCGCGCCCAGGAGGCCGACGCCGCCGCAGTCGCGACCGGCGAGACCGGCCCGCGTGAGACCCGCGAGCCGTTCAAGGGCGTCCGCAAGACCATCGCGAACGCGATGGAGCGCTCGAAGTACACGGCACCGCACGTCACCCACCACGACGAGGTCGACGTGACGAAACTCGTCGAAACCCGTGAGCGGCTCAAGCCGACCGCCGAGGAACAGGGCATCCGGCTGACCTACATGCCGTTCATCATGAAGGCGGTCGTCGCGGCGCTCAAGGAGTTCCCGGAGATGAATGCGATGATCGACGACGAGAACCAGGAGATCGTCCACCGCAACTACTACAACATCGGCGTCGCGGCCGCGACCGACGCTGGGTTGATGGTACCGGTCGTCGAGGACGCCGACCACAAGGGCATGCTCCAGCTCTCCTCGGAGACGGACGAACTGGTGACGAAGGCCCGCGAGCGAACCATCAGCCCGGACGAACTCCGGGGCTCGACGTTCACCATCACGAACATCGGCGGCATCGGCGGCGAGTACGCCACGCCGATTCTGAACTACCCCGAGGCGGGCATCCTCGCGGTTGGCGAGATCAAGCGCAAGCCACGCGTCGTCACCGACGACGAGGGTAACGAATCGATCGAACCCCGCTCGGTCATGACGCTCTCGCTCTCGTTCGACCACCGCCTCATCGACGGCGCCGAAGGCGCGGCGTTCACCAACGAGGTCATGCAGTACCTCGAGAACCCCGAACTCCTGTTGCTCGAGTAA
- a CDS encoding molybdopterin-dependent oxidoreductase — protein sequence MGFGPPAVFSAAVDALRPPPRLVDWSIFAIVVLEAVSGLLSFTVGRPEGWPLFWLHRILGLTLVVFLGFKLARVRHRLTDRRLWRRSTALSVLTLVAVTGAVGTGVVWVFGADVRIAYWTLLSVHVGFGLALVPLMAWHLATRFRRPRRRDFDRRRTTLTYGALLLGGAAAYRVQETTNRLLETRGADRRFTGSQPRRGDGNASFPVTSWAADDPDPIDLAEWTLSVQGEVETPLEYGTDELVPDSDEEALLDCTSGWYTVQRWNGVRVGDLLEAADVDADARYVRFVSVTGYRWSLPIEEARDALLATHVGGEPLSHGHGAPMRLVAPGRRGFQWVKWVERVEVRRRGDPVQWLATLVSGFE from the coding sequence ATGGGCTTCGGGCCACCAGCGGTTTTCAGCGCAGCCGTCGACGCCCTCAGGCCACCGCCGCGCCTCGTCGACTGGTCGATCTTCGCCATCGTCGTGCTCGAGGCGGTCTCGGGACTGCTCTCGTTCACCGTCGGCAGGCCGGAGGGGTGGCCGCTCTTCTGGCTCCACCGGATCCTCGGCCTGACACTCGTCGTCTTCCTGGGGTTCAAACTCGCCAGGGTTCGTCACCGACTGACCGATCGCCGGCTGTGGCGTCGCTCCACCGCCCTGTCGGTACTCACCCTGGTCGCGGTGACGGGCGCAGTCGGCACGGGTGTCGTCTGGGTGTTCGGCGCGGACGTCCGCATCGCGTACTGGACTCTGCTGAGCGTTCACGTTGGGTTCGGTCTCGCGCTCGTTCCCCTGATGGCCTGGCACCTCGCGACCCGGTTTCGCCGCCCGCGCCGGCGCGACTTCGACCGTCGCCGGACGACGCTCACCTACGGGGCGTTGCTGCTCGGCGGGGCCGCCGCCTACCGGGTCCAGGAGACCACCAACCGACTCCTCGAGACTCGTGGCGCCGATCGGCGGTTCACCGGCTCACAGCCGCGACGCGGCGACGGGAACGCGAGCTTCCCGGTCACCTCGTGGGCCGCGGACGATCCAGACCCGATCGACCTCGCTGAGTGGACGCTGTCCGTTCAGGGTGAGGTCGAAACGCCCCTCGAGTACGGCACCGACGAGCTGGTTCCGGACAGCGACGAGGAGGCGCTCCTCGACTGCACGAGTGGCTGGTACACCGTCCAGCGCTGGAACGGCGTTCGCGTTGGCGACCTGCTCGAGGCGGCAGACGTCGACGCGGACGCCCGATACGTCCGGTTCGTCTCGGTGACCGGCTACCGGTGGTCGCTCCCGATCGAGGAAGCGCGGGACGCGTTGCTCGCGACGCACGTTGGCGGCGAACCGTTGAGCCACGGGCACGGGGCGCCGATGCGACTCGTGGCGCCCGGTCGTCGCGGCTTCCAGTGGGTGAAGTGGGTCGAGCGAGTCGAGGTCCGTCGCCGCGGCGATCCAGTCCAGTGGCTCGCGACGCTGGTGAGTGGGTTCGAGTAA